atactaacatataggTTAGtacttagtgtggttactccatgtttactagctataacattaacgttacatcactctttttcacttcttactcagtcagccagatggcagatatcaccattagattaacaaacctgaaacatcatccatttcttgactgctggtgatgacattgttgtcagctgctgatactgctgctgctgcagcttgtggcgcctgcttcgatgacaataactttctaatatccataactgtagAGCAgcggcggcgctagggggtggctacttgggctcaagccccggatgttttctgaaaagccccggatatttcacttaaaaaaaatatatatattattattatttttttttattttgaaaacgtctcgggagtaatgtgcagtaccggagtccaccagagaggcagccactgtgggacattagcctgcgtactgcgtagcctgccctgaagaagaagtgatccttcctcgtgcctgacgagttttaagctaatagcctctattattatttaaaaaaaattgccacgggcccttagtggctgcggggccctaagcggccgcttatgtcgcttaatgggtcGGGCCGGCTCTGTGTACAACGATCACTCTAAAGAGCCGCTGCCCACTGTGGACACCTGACGAGCTCTTCTTCGCTTCGCTGACACTTCCTGTGTGTCTGGTTGTCGTCGACCACAAACTGCTATCAATAGAATAGGGCTGGAACtattgtatattttttatttatcttttttgctGGTGTAAAAtgccaaaacatttgttttaaagtacaTTTTGATCCTGAGATGACATCATGaaattgtttgtgtattttccaAACCAAAACCCAAAAGATATTCAGTTTATCACGAGTTAAACTTTTAAGTAAAAAAAGTAGGAGAATATTGAACTTTTGGATTGCTAAATCTTAAAAATAACACATTACTTTTATGTTCATCCATTTATTACGTCACCTCATTAACAtgtttatactttatttattttataaatgtGTTCATTGATTTTCGTACACTAATTAAACAGAGATGACAGAGCGGTTGTGATTGACAGTGTCACATTACAGTTGTGTAGATCACATAGCACACGATACATTACAACAACAAGACTTAAACAGATGGCTTGGTCacacaacaaaatacaaacaaacacataacCTCATTCTCTTCaggtaaaaatacaaataaataaaaatgtttcctatagcctatatatatatatatatatataaaataataatacaaatatatttatatatttgggTCTTATTCCGGAATATCCGGGAAGGTACATGTTTATACTTTAAGAGCGTAGTGGACATATAGGCTATAATCTGTCGGATGCTGTTCATTGAGTCTGAGGTGTCTCTTTGAACTAAGATAAAAAGCAACCACTTGATGGCAGTGTATTATATGTATCTACTCCGATTCAGTCTGTAACTTTATAACTTTGATATGAGGATAGGTTTTTATGTCAGTGGTTGATAATTACACTGTTATTAAAGTAGCACCTCATTGTAGCATATCAATTATTTTCCTAGAGTTGCAGTCACTATTAGTTACATTGACACCACAGGTACAGCATAACCATCCACCTAAGACTTGAGTGCTTTTTATTTGTCAAAGAATCATGAAAcgtgttgttttatgttgaataaTGCTTCCTTCTATATGATTTTAGAATGTGCATTTCAGCCACATGCTGTGTTCACTTGTTTAGAGCGTGTTATAGAGATATTTAAATGCCCATCACCTTTCTGTGTGATATGTGTCTTACCTCATTTATGATGGCAGTGTAACTGTTATTTGCCTTTATACATATCTGCTTTTCAAGCTATGTTTGAATGTTGGCCTTATATGGTAAAAATATGGTTtcttaaaaataattaaataattgcCTTTTGGAAGACTGTTGTCACCCCTGATgatgtttttatctgttttaacgACCTTTTAGAGTGTCCTgaatcacaaaaaaaacaccCATCATCAGATTTCCAGTGATGAACTTGAAGAAATGTGCGCAGTTTCCTGCTTCCAGGGGCACGTGACCTTTGCCCTTTTTAAAAGCTCTTCCTGCTATTGTGCCATGTGTGGACGAACACCCCCTTTTCCTTTTTCTGCCTCCTTATCATTTAAACTGTTGAAAGTGACACATTCCAGATGGACAGCAATGGAAGTAAATGTAATAAAGACTGTGAGAAGGGAGATAACTAAGTGCAAGAGCAGCAAAATGTCTCATTAGCAAAATAAACTTAGGCTTAAAAACATTCACGTCCCGAAAGCTCGTTTCTGCTCTTTGTGATAAAGTGCAAGCTCAGGTTTTGCAAAACGCAAACAGTGTTTTATGAAGTTTTATTATATGTTACAGTAAATTTAGACTACAGCAGCATCCTGAAACAGATAAATAAGAATGAAGTATGATTTATCTGTTGAAAATTAAACACAAGATGTTTATGAGGATTATCTGGCACGATCAGCTTTGTTTTCACACATTTCCTGCCTTCCTCTGTGATCAGATAcatgataaaaaaacaaaaacataacagGAAATGGATTATGAGAGTGAGGCTGTAACAAACATCACAATAAGTCTCTGACCAAAGAGATGATCTGCACAATCTCCATTCAGTTCTGTCAAATCTTTCCTAGAAAACATCTCGTGAAGTTTTCTCATCCCagcttctttttttatttatgatGCAACATCGGACTGGCTGGTGCTGGCGTTACTTAACTTGCGTTGCTTCTCAGGGTCTCCCCCTCCTCCGTTGGGAGCGTTGGTCCCGGCTCCCAGCTGGTTCCCGGCTCCATCTCTGGGTAACTGGCTCAGCACGGTGTTGACCAGGTTGTCTCGGAAGCTCTTGCTGAGGAAGTTGTAGAGGATGGGGTTTGCCACGCAGTGAAAAAGAGACAGGCTTTGCACCACACTGGCCGAGAAGTACAGCACCTCCATCGCGTTGCAGCTGAAGATGTCGTGGTCAATGTCTTCCACGATCACCAGGAACACGACAAAGTGGTAGGGCAACCAGCAGAGGACGAACACCAGGGAGTAAACGTGAACCAGCCACACGTCCCGCCGGCCCTGAACATCCGGCGCCGTCCGAAGCGCACGAGCGATCAGCACGTTGCAGGTGATGATGACGGCGGCGGGGCCCAAGAACTGGAAGACCAGGCAGAGGAAACTCACAGAGACAAACCACTCTGTGGAGTTGTGTTCAGGAAAAAAGTAGCAGCCCGGCTCGTTCCTCTCCAGAAGAGTGACGTGGGCGTTCTCCAGCAGCGCCAGGAACAAGGAGAGCACCCAAAGGCCTCCGCAGAGCACCCAGCGGCGACGGCCCAGCACAGGGAAGAAGGTGGGAAACGAGGGTCTGGTCAGGGACAGATAACGCTCCACGGTCATGAGGGCCAGGAAGAAGGAGCTGCTGTAGAAGTTGACCGTGTAGACGAGGTAGGTCACCTTGCAGAGGAAGTGTCCCCACAGCCAGACATTGTCCATGGTCACCTCCATCATGAAGAACGGCATGGTCACGATCACCATGAGGTCCGACAGGCTCACGTTGAGGATGCAGAACAGGACCCCGTTGGCCGAGTGGCGTCGGCGCCAGTTGACCCAGATGACCAGCACGTTCTCCAGCAGGCCCACCATGAAGATGAAAAGGTAGATGAGGAAGAGGGCGATGCGCCGGTAGTCTCTGGCAGAATGCAGGTTGATGGGGCAGTGGTTGAACAATTCCAGCGTGGCGTTGTGCTCGTGAGCGCTCATGGTCTGGAGTGAAAAGCAGAGGGAAAACTGTTTCATCTAACTGGAAATAGTTCAGTTTTATTCTGGGGTTAATCTGAATATGTTACACAACAGAAGCTCAGGAGGAGGGTGGGAGACGTGCTGGGTTGGAATATTACAAAAAGTAGTAGAGAGTTGGATATTAAAGCCTCAACATGAGAAGAAGCAAAAACGTCAAATGGAAGTTATAAATGTCTCACTTTGAGGTGCTGTATATGGTTTAATATTTTAAAAGCAATACATCTCAGGAGGCGGCTGGTGTTGCCGCAGCTTTACAAGCATGTCGTAGAACAACTTCAGGTAGCATTAAAGCGTGAAATACACTGTCTAGAGAGCATTTGATTTGTCCTTTCTAAACCAATGTAGGAACATGGTGGTGCAACATGTATTCAGACTTCATGATGAGGACCCTTTCACCTATCTGTATATGTTACACTAATATAAACATAGttctatatattttattacatttctgCGTATTCTTCCCCGAAATACTGCAGGATGGCCCTTTAAAGAGTAGACTGCACATATTTAGGATTACTGTTGTACTCACAAAGGACTAAATATCAAGAAATATTTTATTACTGTCGTGTACATGCATTTTTTCTCTCTAAGAAAAACATGACGCCTACATTACTCATAATGCCACTAACAGTCTGATGTGTAAATGGTAACCCTCAATTTGAAAAACTCTTGCAATATGTGTAGGCTTAAATAGCTAAAAATTATGGCAAGCCGATTCAGCTTTTATTCATTCTGGAGGATATCAGAAAATCTATAGTAAGAATGCATATTCTTGATATCAAAAATTCAATTCTTACTAgtaataatgtttatttatgaTTTCAAACATTTAATTTTAACTAGTTAGAATGCAAATTCTTGTTGTAACTAGTTGTAATGTGTATTCTTGATATCAGAAATGCGGTTTTATCTAGTGAGATTTGCATCGTTTTTCTCATTCATTTCAATGGGAGTTGGAAATTAGTCCAAATTCCAATTTCTGATATCAGTAATTCATTTGTTGATATCAGAAATAAAATTTGAACTAGTTCAGAATACTTTTTTGACATCAGGAATTAAATTGCTACTagttataattacatttttttttatttataaatagTTACAATTGAATTCCTGATATCAAAAAAGGATTTTGAACTAGTTCAAATTGTATTTCTGATGTCAAAAATTTGCATTTCGACTAGTTGAAATTGAATTCTTGATATCAGAAATTTGTATTTTTACTAGTTCAAATGTAATTGTAACTAGTAGTAGTAACAAATGAATTACTGATATCAGAAATTGAAGTGAATGAGAAAAATGATGCAAATCTCACTAGATATAACCGCTTTTCTGATATCAAGAATACACATTACAACTAGTTACAATTGAATTTCTGATATCAAGAATTTGCATTCTAACTAGTTAAAATTATATTTTTGATATCAGAAATGAACATTATTACTAGTAAGAATTGCATTTTTGATATCAAGAATTCGCATTCTTACTAGTAAGAAGTGATTTTTTTATATCCCCCAGAAATTAATAAAAGCTAAATCGGCTTGCCAAAAAAGTTGGGTAGGCTTTCCCttttatttagaaaatgtatGTTGGAAATATAATTGGACTCTACTGTACCTTGTTGTGAAGAGCCGCTTTGTGTAGATGAAGAGGGTTAGGGTGAGGGTCTCTCCTGAGGCCTTGCTGTGTCTGAGTGAAGCCTGAAGCCACCAGATGACTCCTTCCAGCTCTGATGTTAACAGATATCTGAGCAATCAAGCAGCAGGAGCTTCTACCATCCCATTTCTCATTAACATACTCACACATGACAGGACATCCTCAGTTGGTAGTGTGGAGCGGTGTAGAAATCCAGGAACGCCCACACAGGTTTTATGCATTTCAAAATGTACATTCAACACTCAGCCAAATAGGACATAGAAACTTGGGTGTTGCCATTTTCTGCTGCATCTAGTCACTATTTAATTGAACTCCTTTATTCATTGTACAGGTACAACTGAATTAAAAAGCGATCCTGTCAGTGCATAACAAGAGTATTATTCAACCTTTTACTTCCCTACATTAATTTGACAGCTTAAGCTATATTTAAAATCAGGATTTTCCATACCAAACTGTTCAGATGGTTTGATTTAAATAACAGTTTGAATCCCATAAGATCAAATTGGTATCACATGACACAGCCATCCTTGGATTAATAAACAAAGATAGCAGTTTTGAAGAAGACTAGAACGTTAGGCCGGTGGTGGTTATCCACAACGTACCCATAACTCAGGTCTGCTTCAATATGTACTTTGGTGTTCATATTGATAGTACTCTTAGCTGGAGATCCATGTTGAACATCTCTGCTTTATCTCAATAGAGGAGATATTTCTTCACGTAGAGCTTAAGCTGTGTGGAGTTGAGCAGAAGTAGAATGAAAATATTTATGATTACACATATACACAGTTTGCTATGTGCAATGGCAAGCAATTGTTGTTCCCCTGTTGTGTAGATGAAGAGGGTTAGGGTGAGGGTCCCTCCTGAGGCCTCGCTGTGTTTCTGAGTGAAGCCTGAAGCCACCAGATGACTCCTTCCAGCTCTGATGTTAACAGATATCTGAGCAATCAAGCAGCAGGAGCTTCTACCCTCCCATTtctcattaacacacacacacacacacacacacacacacacacacacacacacacacacacacacacacacacacacacacacacacacacacacacacacacacacacacacacacacacacacacacacacacacacacacacacacacacacacacacacacaccaacacgttctcactctcatcccgtcacatattgacggacggtcagggcccctccccgtcgctatattacgtacagggtacccctttcccgtcattttctacgggcagggcgtcccatagaccttcattgcggacacagcggaccccttgcccgtcaggcttctatgggcagggcgtcccatggaccttcataatgcctattttaaggttcatttggctttaaaatgcgttttgatctcattttatgcgagtaatgagtttttatttctgattatttgtgcagtacatgtacatgatgtttagtttgctagttatgacgaagattacttcatgaatgtgtacacattcatggttgctaaggtggttgctatggacgctgcaacagctcccagaccacgtgatcaacaacaatggctgtccttcgtgttattctcggtgaaaatgcctattttaaggttcatttggccattaaaatgcgttttgatgtcattgtatgcgagtaatgagtttttatttcttattatttgtgcagtacatgtacatgatgtttagtttgctagttatgacgaagattaccttacgtctgtgaggaaaatacacggggctcagagcctcgtatttttaaaatctttttttccttctaatttattattcttttcaaaataacacactgttatttactcaccaataacacacaattatccttgctcttatttattggtttaattccataatctcggtcttttttggtgtccgtcaggaactgaatttcaaaataaaaataaccggaaacagacgtaggcctataagggacatttcgagcatcattgcgattgtcaaaatgtttgagtttaggatggccaaagacactacactacccagaatccccagctatcgtttaggactacagtccccgtgattactcttcaaggtctgggattggatgttggagtggcagtgcaccaaggttacagcgtcaaacagctgtttgaaatggaacgaaaccacgccagactatccaaaactggaatcgaacgcccccccagaactacacactacactattgtgtttcgcaaaatgttctatgggacgtctctactgaacgttttcgtttttcccacaattagaagttgccagtattaaacacattggtgttatcaaatgtaaaacatataattaataaatgggtgaaaatcgctgtccataatgcgcagcatcaatatatagcattaatatacccacatgaccgcTCATtcatactttgtaattctactccactacaattcagagggtaacttggtatttttactccactacacttatttgagttactttgcagattctgattaatgatgtgaaatataaacaacccttaaatcagactttagttacacctgagtgacattcaggtaaggtgaagagagataatccatatgtataatatcagttaaaataagtgcttcaacatagttaacattgcaggaaagcaatatattagacgttaagtactttgtatttatctgtagatagatacccccaacgtttttttcttatttaaaagaagaccgtaatctgttatttaatgtttaaataaaggttaattcgtttttctgttttgcacctcctcctattaatatctttgtacatcctgcactaaactgttttattgtagagatcacttattagtatcttcttgattttttatattctatatttctatcacagaccttctactttccccctatgaaagtatatgtactcttaatatttttttaatcaaatataacacataaaaacaataattcaataacgtgctttaaccactaggcacacaaggtacacacagacacttgtatgtacaacatctgaagatgtgtagttttattcatgctttcacataattttacagcatattgctatactatttcagactcagtatttacattcttacattcaaaattcaatccaattcaaatcagtaatatctttaaaaactacaagtcctattatatcagctgtgcaccgttatggtgtaaatataacctatctatgaattatatcaaatgtaaaagtcagccgaattagtgttgatactgcaaggagacgtattgtgtgaagagaaattgagaagttttttaattgttgatatatttatgatccacgtcaagtattcagtttcggcggcatttcttcagtttttccaaaggtcttctcatcagggcgctctaaataaagaactacggcatatctgtaatatgtaatgcagccgaaccgtgtattacaatgccgttttgtgatgacttccaaagagaaaagcaagaacactcggaattaagtattattttagtcttttcaaatgttttccggatttcatctaatataaacaccaaaccccagcatgcattgcggctaaaacatccaatcagcgtagctgagaatcttgggtaatcgctcgaaatgcccacgtcagtttccggttatttttattgttaaattcagttcctgacgaacgccaaaaaagaccgagattatgaaattaaaccaataaataaaagcaaggataattgtgtgttattggtgagtaaataacagtgtgttattttgaaaagaataataaattagaaggaaaaaaagattttaaaaatacgaggctctgagccccgtgtattttcctcacagacgtaaggtaatcttcgtcataactagcaaactaaacatcatgtacatgtactgcacaaataatcagaaataaaaactcattactcgcatacaatgacatcaaaacgcattttaatggccaaatgaaccttaaaataggcattttcaccgagaataacaagaaggacagccattgttgttgatcacatggtctgggagctgttgcagcgtccatagcaaccaccttagcaaccatgaatgtgtacacattcatgaagtaatcttcgtcataactagcaaactaaacatcatgtacatgtactgcacaaataatcagaaataaaaactcattactcgcataaaatgagatcaaaacgcattttaatggccaaatgaaccttaaaataggcattatgaaggtccatgggacgccctgcccgtagaagcctgacgggcaaggggtccgctgtgtccgcaatgaaggtctatgggacgccctgcccgtagaaattgacgggaaaggggtaccctgtacgtaatatagcgacggggaggggccctgaccgtccgtcaatatgtgacgggatgggagtgagaacgtgttgcacacacacacacacacacacacacacacacacacacacacacacacacacacacacacacacacacacacacacacacacacacacacacacacacacacacacacacacacacacacacacacacacacacacacacacacacacacacacacacacacacacacacacacacacacttgacagGACATCCTCAGTTGGTAATGGGGAGTGGTGTAGAAATCCAGGAACGCCTACACAGGTTTTATGCAATATAAACATGTGTTTCAAAATGATTATTCAACACTCATGTGAGAATAGGACATAGAAACTTGGGTGTTGCCATTTTCTGCTGCTTCTCGTCACTATTGAATTGAATTCCTTTATTCAAATTTACAAGCATACTGTAAATTATTTTGTTCTTAATTGTATTGTTCATAAGGCAAAAAGAaattggtaacactttattaaggtacacaaattaaccatcaactggTTGTTAATtagcatgcatattagcagtatatttgcgctttattagtcattataaaacacttattaatgccttattctgcatgaccatattctacaagaaataagccattagttgagagtgtttcctcaataaccctacctgttaagccccgagcctgtttttcaggtctcaggctcgaaaatgacatttccagaacaaatgaccataactacacttctcaaaggggaacattaataatcttttttctcaaagtaatgataaacctgtgagttggatgtagaaaagtcagaatcaatatagatgttttttatttgaaagaaaattcagattgaacatagtaaaaaattgTAAttgatagtgtccgtccaaaaatacttttttacttatagtgaaaactacccttggatgatgggttagtagactaaaagctttaggaatacaaagtacaacatataataagtaccctgtatcaagattgatgcaaaacaagtgacatttgacctttttagagaggtttagcaaagaaaactccacctctggggtcatttgggtggaaatggccaATACAATTGAAGGGgaatttccacatacacaccaacGTTACCAAAAAGAAGTGGGGGCTATGCGCATGCAGTTTGCCTAAAGTGAAACCTACAGTATCTCACGCTCTGAAATCGGAAAACTTAAAAGTAGGTTTAttgctgatggattatcagaaatcatttcaaagtaacacagacacattggatggATTCACCTTCAGCAAcgttgttatcgttttaatgccattgaagacaacttttgatcagacaacgacaaaggtaagacatattgCCGTTTTGGCTACCTAGCCCCACGTGTcgtgatgtctgtttttgtttataatgTCGCAAGTTCTTATCATGgagtgatgatatatatacctaTCGATTCTGTGTATTCTCACAATGCTAATCGATATGTTGgatgtgcagttacgataactaataagggtgttatacccagtgttgggcaagttacttccaaaatgtaatatattttatattacttattactgtcttttgaaagtaataagttacattacaatattactgtctctgaaatgtaatgagttacactactttagttagtactttttagttactttcaccaaaataaccacaaaagaatggctaggtgttttaaatgctaacatgtagtttagtgcagctcattatacatccagtgaatgGCAATGTGgtttagcataacaactgtgtaggcccttaaggctactaacaacttgttacggcttagttgaatactcgattctgattgtatcttcttaacatgtgacacgttgttaatacagcagtacagaccactgtcaaggactataatgaaggttgctaaggaggatcaagaaagagaaaggaaaagaggttaaaagacggagcgctggacgtcagataaatcaccaggagaagacagagaggaagtaaacactaacaggacacggaatgggctctgtagtgtgtttagtatatggccgcgtacaggcccggttccagaacaacatgactcagggtgcctctgagattacagggggcgcagcagcagcaggtttacatgagcaatagtgaccggcaacagcaatgaaaaatagcattgatggtccccaatgaacagattatggcatttgctATGTTTTgaaaaccaagcaagtgagaacatttcaagtgagttaaaagtgcaatcctgaaatatttcatatagtccaaagtggactgtggcagcttcaaagctgtactgataaaacaaatgagaacatattgtaaatcaaggcaaatattatttgaaccagctcatggtttgaaatggcaaacattgaaaagcaaaagtattattaaaactaggggtgggcgatattgaaaaatatattatcacgatatttttcaagcagtatcacgatagacgatatatatcacgatattttttcatgtcggttattatggttatttttcaagttacttaacagtacaagcacctacaaggtaacagaaactaaaacaaaaaggagtaacagaccaaaatagcatttcaagc
This Pseudochaenichthys georgianus chromosome 7, fPseGeo1.2, whole genome shotgun sequence DNA region includes the following protein-coding sequences:
- the LOC117449560 gene encoding G-protein coupled receptor 182-like, which encodes MSAHEHNATLELFNHCPINLHSARDYRRIALFLIYLFIFMVGLLENVLVIWVNWRRRHSANGVLFCILNVSLSDLMVIVTMPFFMMEVTMDNVWLWGHFLCKVTYLVYTVNFYSSSFFLALMTVERYLSLTRPSFPTFFPVLGRRRWVLCGGLWVLSLFLALLENAHVTLLERNEPGCYFFPEHNSTEWFVSVSFLCLVFQFLGPAAVIITCNVLIARALRTAPDVQGRRDVWLVHVYSLVFVLCWLPYHFVVFLVIVEDIDHDIFSCNAMEVLYFSASVVQSLSLFHCVANPILYNFLSKSFRDNLVNTVLSQLPRDGAGNQLGAGTNAPNGGGGDPEKQRKLSNASTSQSDVAS